The following coding sequences lie in one Chelonoidis abingdonii isolate Lonesome George chromosome 6, CheloAbing_2.0, whole genome shotgun sequence genomic window:
- the CETN3 gene encoding centrin-3 isoform X4, with translation MSLFFLTYRNDLAVDKTKRKKRRELTEEQKQEIKDAFELFDTDKDKAIDYHELKVAMRALGFDVKKADVLKILKDYDRDATGKITFEDFNEVVTDWILDRDPQEEILKAFKLFDDDDSGKISLRNLRRVARELGENMSDEELRAMIEEFDKDGDGEINQEEFIAIMTGDV, from the exons AtgagcttattttttttaacttatagGAATGATCTTGCGGTAgacaaaaccaaaaggaaaaaaagaagagaactgACTGAAGAACAGAAGCAAGAAATTAAAGATGCTTTTGAGTTGTTTGACACAGACAAAGATAAAGCAATAGATTATCATGAATTAAAG GTGGCAATGAGAGCCTTGGGTTTTGATGTAAAAAAAGCTGATGTACTAAAAATACTTAAAGATTATGATAGAGATGCAACAGGCAAAATCACCTTTGAAGATTTTAATGAAGTTG TGACAGACTGGATATTGGACAGAGATCCACAAGAAGAGATACTCAAAGCATTCAAATTATTTGATGATGACGACTCAGGTAAAATAAGCTTGAGAAACCTGCGCCGTGTTGCTAGAGAACTGGGTGAAAACATGTCTGATGAAGAACTACGAGCTATGATTGAAGAATTTGATAAAGATGGAGATGGAGAAA TCAATCAGGAGGAGTTCATTGCTATTATGACTGGAGACGTTTAA
- the CETN3 gene encoding centrin-3 isoform X2, protein MSLFFLTYRNDLAVDKTKRKKRRELTEEQKQEIKDAFELFDTDKDKAIDYHELKVAMRALGFDVKKADVLKILKDYDRDATGKITFEDFNEVVTDWILDRDPQEEILKAFKLFDDDDSGKISLRNLRRVARELGENMSDEELRAMIEEFDKDGDGEIGCGPACVCTGGGLMAWLSKTGKKGAQAGIAGRLSGISAHQVVS, encoded by the exons AtgagcttattttttttaacttatagGAATGATCTTGCGGTAgacaaaaccaaaaggaaaaaaagaagagaactgACTGAAGAACAGAAGCAAGAAATTAAAGATGCTTTTGAGTTGTTTGACACAGACAAAGATAAAGCAATAGATTATCATGAATTAAAG GTGGCAATGAGAGCCTTGGGTTTTGATGTAAAAAAAGCTGATGTACTAAAAATACTTAAAGATTATGATAGAGATGCAACAGGCAAAATCACCTTTGAAGATTTTAATGAAGTTG TGACAGACTGGATATTGGACAGAGATCCACAAGAAGAGATACTCAAAGCATTCAAATTATTTGATGATGACGACTCAGGTAAAATAAGCTTGAGAAACCTGCGCCGTGTTGCTAGAGAACTGGGTGAAAACATGTCTGATGAAGAACTACGAGCTATGATTGAAGAATTTGATAAAGATGGAGATGGAGAAA ttgggtgtggccctgcctgtgtatGTACTGGAGGAGGCTTAATGgcttggctcagcaagacaggtaaaaagggtgcccaggctggcatagcaggcaggctcagtggtatctcagcacatcag GTGGTATCCTAA
- the CETN3 gene encoding centrin-3 isoform X3 codes for MSLALRNDLAVDKTKRKKRRELTEEQKQEIKDAFELFDTDKDKAIDYHELKVAMRALGFDVKKADVLKILKDYDRDATGKITFEDFNEVVTDWILDRDPQEEILKAFKLFDDDDSGKISLRNLRRVARELGENMSDEELRAMIEEFDKDGDGEIGCGPACVCTGGGLMAWLSKTGKKGAQAGIAGRLSGISAHQVVS; via the exons GAATGATCTTGCGGTAgacaaaaccaaaaggaaaaaaagaagagaactgACTGAAGAACAGAAGCAAGAAATTAAAGATGCTTTTGAGTTGTTTGACACAGACAAAGATAAAGCAATAGATTATCATGAATTAAAG GTGGCAATGAGAGCCTTGGGTTTTGATGTAAAAAAAGCTGATGTACTAAAAATACTTAAAGATTATGATAGAGATGCAACAGGCAAAATCACCTTTGAAGATTTTAATGAAGTTG TGACAGACTGGATATTGGACAGAGATCCACAAGAAGAGATACTCAAAGCATTCAAATTATTTGATGATGACGACTCAGGTAAAATAAGCTTGAGAAACCTGCGCCGTGTTGCTAGAGAACTGGGTGAAAACATGTCTGATGAAGAACTACGAGCTATGATTGAAGAATTTGATAAAGATGGAGATGGAGAAA ttgggtgtggccctgcctgtgtatGTACTGGAGGAGGCTTAATGgcttggctcagcaagacaggtaaaaagggtgcccaggctggcatagcaggcaggctcagtggtatctcagcacatcaggtggtgTCCTAA
- the CETN3 gene encoding centrin-3 isoform X1, giving the protein MSLFFLTYRNDLAVDKTKRKKRRELTEEQKQEIKDAFELFDTDKDKAIDYHELKVAMRALGFDVKKADVLKILKDYDRDATGKITFEDFNEVVTDWILDRDPQEEILKAFKLFDDDDSGKISLRNLRRVARELGENMSDEELRAMIEEFDKDGDGEIGCGPACVCTGGGLMAWLSKTGKKGAQAGIAGRLSGISAHQVVS; this is encoded by the exons AtgagcttattttttttaacttatagGAATGATCTTGCGGTAgacaaaaccaaaaggaaaaaaagaagagaactgACTGAAGAACAGAAGCAAGAAATTAAAGATGCTTTTGAGTTGTTTGACACAGACAAAGATAAAGCAATAGATTATCATGAATTAAAG GTGGCAATGAGAGCCTTGGGTTTTGATGTAAAAAAAGCTGATGTACTAAAAATACTTAAAGATTATGATAGAGATGCAACAGGCAAAATCACCTTTGAAGATTTTAATGAAGTTG TGACAGACTGGATATTGGACAGAGATCCACAAGAAGAGATACTCAAAGCATTCAAATTATTTGATGATGACGACTCAGGTAAAATAAGCTTGAGAAACCTGCGCCGTGTTGCTAGAGAACTGGGTGAAAACATGTCTGATGAAGAACTACGAGCTATGATTGAAGAATTTGATAAAGATGGAGATGGAGAAA ttgggtgtggccctgcctgtgtatGTACTGGAGGAGGCTTAATGgcttggctcagcaagacaggtaaaaagggtgcccaggctggcatagcaggcaggctcagtggtatctcagcacatcaggtggtgTCCTAA